The following coding sequences lie in one Alosa alosa isolate M-15738 ecotype Scorff River chromosome 21, AALO_Geno_1.1, whole genome shotgun sequence genomic window:
- the pin4 gene encoding peptidyl-prolyl cis-trans isomerase NIMA-interacting 4, whose protein sequence is MPPKGKGGKGGKGGGGGASSSGDSEKKEKAQKGGTAVKVRHILCEKHGKCMEAMEKLKSGVRFSEVATQYSEDKARQGGDLGWMTRGSMVGPFQDAAFALPVSTMDKPVYTDPPVKTKFGYHIIMVEGKK, encoded by the exons ATGCCACCCAAAGGAAAAGGTGGTAAGGGTGGGAAAG GGGGCGGTGGCGGTGCCTCTAGTAGTGGAGACtcggaaaagaaagagaaagcacAGAAAGGAGGCACTGCTGTCAAG GTCCGTCATATTCTTTGTGAAAAACATGGAAAATGCATGGAAGCTATGGAAAAATTGAAATCCGGTGTACGCTTCAGTGAAGTTGCCACACAATACAGTGAAGACAAAGCCAGACAAGGG GGCGACCTGGGCTGGATGACAAGAGGATCAATGGTGGGCCCATTCCAGGATGCTGCATTTGCCTTACCAGTCAGCACCATGGACAAACCTGTATACACAGATCCACCTGTTAAGACGAAATTTGGCTATCACATCATCATGGTTGAGGGAAAGAAATAA